GAGAAAGATCAGACTAGATGAAGCTATGTTGCTACTCTTCCTGTCATTTGACCAAGGCTGTGTCACAAGATCTAATGAGCTGACTACCTAGACAACATCTTCATCAAAGGCGCGTTCGAGCATTTGAAACAAGCCTATGCAGCAGTTTCGCGCAATCCCAAATATGCTGTCAAGATAGGGAGCTTACTACGTTTTGACACAGCCCCTGTGTGTGTATTAGAGGAGCTGTGAAAGCTAACATCGCTCTTCTCGATTGATCAGTCATAAGTGATATTGTGAATAGGGTTTTATGTCTGATCAGGGCTCTTACCCTCGGACGTCAGGCGGCAGAAAGGCCGCAGCAGCTCGGCAAAGCTCAGGTTGTTTTTGCGGGTCACTCGCTCCGCATCTTCGCTGCACAGGACGGCCACCATCGGCACGAACGAGTCCTGGATGAACTCGTGCACAGACTGCACGCACTGAGCCATGGGCGTCTGCTGTCGTCCGCCGACCTCGCGGATCTGCTGCTGTTGAGCTCAAAAAACAACTCCTTTACTGACAGCTCACGGCAGACATGTTGAAATCCAATGTTGCCTGCTGCTGATCGATTTTTTTCCCATGAAGCTGTGCGGCGATCAGGTGATTTTTCTTCCGCAGTGAAATAAAAGCCCCGTATGGTTTCCATAATAAAAGCCCTTGTGCTCCCCAGTTCACGGATATCCTCAAACGCTAACAGCTTGTGATGGTTGAAAACCTGAAAACTATATTAAATGCATGATTGTGTGGACAAGACGACGGATATAGATTAGAtgcaaaaatgcaaaatatatttttgttacatttttagccTCAATTTCAATCTACAGTCattcaaaaaaattttttgtaatGCGTGATATATCCTGTCAGTAAAAAGAGAtcaggaaaatgcaatgaatttgagctctgtgtatagaaaatgtaaagaaacatcactagtttgATGATCAATACTGGTGGTCATTATATAAATGAATAACAATCAAGAAATGTAATCTTCAAAATTTAGTTAATGGAAGTTAATattataaccaccaaactattgGTATCTGCctatatcagtctgaataatcatATTGTTGGgaaaacagtaaaaataatttattttaaatattttacattattaacatatattatataatatttaaaggggacatttcacaagactttaaaaaaaaaaaaatattttgtgtccccagagtacgtatgtgaagttctagctcaaaataccatatagataatttattatagcatgtcaaaattgacactttgtaggcgtgagaaaaaagtttttgggtgtgtcctaaaaaatgcaaatgagctgacctctgtactaaatggcagtgcagtggatagtgcagattaaggggtggtattatccccttctgacatcacaaggggagacacatttcaatgacctactttttcacatgtttgcagagaatggtttaccaaaactatgttactgtttttttctcacattttctaggttgatagaagcactggggacccaattataacacttaaacatggaaaaagttatattttcatgATACGccccctttaataaaaaaaatggaagCACATTACACATTAACAGGATTCCaaaatttaaaattgataaatgATAGTAACCGCACAGTTGATGGCACCCATTGGTTTCCATGGTAATTTTTCCTTCTATGGAAGGCAACGGGTATTTCATCGttcttattatttataaaaaatatctttttttgtgatcAACAGAAGAATTAAACTCATACCGGATTAGAACAACATGGttgggtaaactatcctttTACAACCACAACCATAGACATAGCCTACATTTCAAAACACACAAAAGAACACACCCCTGCCTGTTTTCCTTACAATCTTTATGTTGATAAAACAACTGTAATTTCTATTTTAGTTAGACTGTACTAATAGCTAATTATAGTAAGGAACACAATGAACAGGAATAAGTGAAACCTAAAGATTCACTTGAAAGTCCCCTTTCTCAAGCggtttactttcacttttgatcAAACACGTGACTTAAAACAACTCAGGAACTTGTTTCTGAAATGACTGGAAGCTTTCAACCTGGTTCTATGTTTATCACCACAAGAGGAAAGTACCATGTAAAGAGGACATCAGGAAGTTGTACTGTTTACATAATAAGATGAAAGAAAAGATCTGAAAGTAAAGAGACAGTAGGCAGAGACGACTCAAGTAGCAGTCGACGTGTTAGACAGCAGAAGATTAAGAGATGTCCACTTCAGAAGAAGAGTGTCCTGTGTGTATGGACACAATAACAAATCCGTCTCAGCCTACTGCCTGCTGCGGAAAAGTGTAAGTGTGTCACTCACATTTTATGGTCATTTTTAGTTTTACATTCTTGAAAGTAAAAGGTGCTTAAGGGCTCTCAgcagcgatgccatagaagaaccatttttggttcttaAAGTACCATTTCTTTCTTATCTTTAAATAGTCTGAAGTATCTTTTTCCACTAAAAAGAAACTTTTGAGCAACAAGGTTTATGTGGATGTTAATGGTTCCTTTTGAAACTTTTTAGaaagatttatttattataaagagCCTATGCAAATGCTTTACAAACAGACAGGAGTGAAAACAAAGACAGCTGCTTAATGTTTAACACTTGTGAAATCTCTCTGTCTATTTAATCATAAGGGATATAGAGGTTGAACTCAGTAATTTTATGCAGAATAAGAGCTTTTACTTTTATCTCATATGCACATACTATTCTATTTGTTACCATCTTTGTTTAAACTTACTCTTCTCCACCACTGACTACTAGCCTATACTTTCTATAAACACAAGCAGTTCTTGGCAGCAAAAGTGAAAGTATATCTGTATAGGGAAATTCCATTTCGTGTCATCCACCATGATTATCATCTTGtcagcaagtttgtaaacatgataataaaaatctctttctcttattGTACTTTTAGAATTTGTCAGACGTGCTTAGATCAATCTCTTCAACATAGAGCTCACTGTCCACACTGCAGAGGCCAAATAAACCAAGTAAATCCATTGGTAAGGGAATCCTCTGCTTATGCGATATCCCGATTTTAGGATACATTCTTACTTATCCATTTGTGTGGTTGTAGATCAAAGACAGTGTGCAAATGGACATTGTCCACTACTCTTGTCTTTTTATTTCAGCGCCCTTCTACAAATAGACGGAGGAGTCGGCGCCACAACCTGTTTGGCGATTCTTCAACATTCAATCCAGTAAGACCTGTTGGCTCACGCATACTAAAGTAAGTCTCCGCCAAACATCAACAATGAAGTTATATCATGTAGCATACTGCATGCCTAGAATGTTTTTCTGTGAATTGCTCTTTCAGTCACACTAATGCATTATGACTTTTTAATGCACCAACAGTCGCCTTCAACAACTTCATGCTGCTCAGTCGGAGTATACAAACACTGCCAATCAAGGCAGTCTGCCCAATTGGAGTGCCTTGGCACCTGCCCCACAAAGTCAAGCCCCTCCCCTTTCACGTTTCACTGCACCTCTTTTTGCCCTGCCTGTGCCACGAAATCGAGCTCATGCCTTTAGAGGCATACCACCTTCAGTGGCACGACTAAACCCCAACCCAGCACCGGAAAATTTGGAAGCTGAGTTGGATGAATGGTGAGTTAGAAGGATAACTGATCACTACGCTGCATGGTTTAAATAACTCCTGTCTGGATTTacaaagtaatgttttatttacagGCCGTGGCAAACTGAGATCCATCTGATGGAAATGCAGCATCAGCAACAACCTCAGAGGTAACTATCCTGTCACACTAACAAACACATGCGTATGTACACCCGACATGGGGTGGCTCAGTCAATTCAGCActatcattttaaataatttcttcCCCATTAAGCATTTGTGGGTGCTTCCCTGTTAAAGGTGTAGCTCaccaaaaaaaattaattcatgCTATCCCACatgtatatgactttctttcttcacCTGACCTCAAATAAAGATTTTTATACAAATATTCCAATACATTATGTCCACACTGTAAGACAAGatttggttcaacttaaaaaagtaagttacctggttgccttaatattttgagttaattcaagttaaaaatattagttattgTTATACAATTGTTATCATTGTAAAAATGGTTGTgtcaacttatatttttaagttgaattaacataaaattttaaggcaacagTACCTTTTTTACAGTAGGATCACAGAACATGTTGAACCTACAAAACACTAAAACACATTACATTCTTTATAAAAGCCATCAAGTAATCCAAATAACTCTAATGGGTTAAGTcttttaggggcggtttcccggacagggcttatcctagacTAAAATGGATGTTTaagctgctttaatttaaaaacatcttgtcctgacatatcttatcagtaccattgttttgtctcaagatgcacaccaccagtattgtttttttgtaaggtatgtctAAACCCTGTTTGGGAAACTGTCCCTTAAAGTTaaatgtgtatatgtgaaaATCAATTAGAGTAGAgtaatagagacagagcgccgcgcgtcataacctgaaaaccacgcccaccgggggggaaaacaatccaaccgtctccattgactttgtattgcgagaggctgcctccttgtcatttctggcttataacaaaaaacagaataatgcctaaaaactgctgtgtgacaatatctacagctaacaagccaaagaacccagaaatacgtttttataagctgtcgagccgtaaaaccctgtctttaaggagaataaagtggatcgccgactacgtttccccctagtggacgcagttctactaatagtattactatgaaaagttgcctgtttccatttttgtgtctttaaacgctcgtttttggggtcgacagcttataaaaacttatttacagattaaaattaaaaacag
The nucleotide sequence above comes from Paramisgurnus dabryanus chromosome 12, PD_genome_1.1, whole genome shotgun sequence. Encoded proteins:
- the rnf125 gene encoding E3 ubiquitin-protein ligase RNF138, whose amino-acid sequence is MSTSEEECPVCMDTITNPSQPTACCGKVICQTCLDQSLQHRAHCPHCRGQINQVNPLRPSTNRRRSRRHNLFGDSSTFNPVRPVGSRILNRLQQLHAAQSEYTNTANQGSLPNWSALAPAPQSQAPPLSRFTAPLFALPVPRNRAHAFRGIPPSVARLNPNPAPENLEAELDEWPWQTEIHLMEMQHQQQPQSSNVRTFACPYCPINGLDELNLRDHCNAIHAHDIRSVVCPVCVALPHGDPQYYSRNFVGHLNLRHCFYTEDITNIHQSDEINIQCAIMASFAKNI